One window of the Streptomyces sp. ITFR-21 genome contains the following:
- a CDS encoding MarR family winged helix-turn-helix transcriptional regulator, with translation MPEWGTDALERELSVLFRRAGAASGELARAVHPELEPAAYGLLARLAEAEPARATDLAGYFGVGKATMSRQLRALEELGLVAREPDPADGRAYLMRLTAEGGDRFTRVRTARREQYLRRLAAWDQAEVAELSRLLHELNGLPFGEGPP, from the coding sequence CCGGAGTGGGGGACGGACGCGCTGGAGCGGGAGCTGTCGGTGCTGTTCCGGCGGGCCGGGGCGGCGTCCGGCGAACTGGCCAGGGCGGTGCACCCGGAGCTGGAGCCGGCCGCGTACGGACTGCTGGCCCGGCTGGCGGAGGCCGAGCCGGCCCGCGCCACCGACCTGGCCGGGTACTTCGGGGTCGGCAAGGCCACCATGAGCCGGCAGCTGCGCGCCCTGGAGGAGCTCGGCCTGGTCGCCCGCGAGCCCGACCCCGCCGACGGCCGCGCCTACCTGATGCGGCTGACCGCCGAGGGCGGCGACCGCTTCACCCGGGTCCGCACCGCCCGCCGCGAGCAGTATCTGCGCCGGCTGGCCGCCTGGGACCAGGCCGAGGTCGCCGAACTCTCCAGGCTGCTGCACGAGCTGAACGGCCTTCCGTTCGGCGAGGGCCCCCCGTAG